The Capsicum annuum cultivar UCD-10X-F1 unplaced genomic scaffold, UCD10Xv1.1 ctg57991, whole genome shotgun sequence genome segment AGTTGAAATAATCGTGAATAAAAGTCTTGATCATATCAACATATTAGCATTTACTCAGCTTGAGTATTTCTTATGTGTTAGACAAGCTATATTGTACTGAAGATGAAACTTCAGAACACACATTATATCTTTTAATTAATGTCAATTTTTATGACTTCTCATCGATCCATATTGCTAAGTTCTTTTCAGTATTCTATAACATTACATCCTCTCAACTCCACATCAATgattcaaaatcatcattttactAGAATAATAGACCAGTAATACTTGTGTTTCCTCAAAAGAACGATAATCTCTGATTGAATAAGCTGATTCAAGCCTCAGCAAGAGGAATGAATGGAACTTATGGATCTACAATCTGTTACATCATTCTCAGTGGAAAGCAATTCTCACCAAGAAATGAAACGATAACTATAGGAACAAACTCCTTGATCTCAGCTCTGAGCAACACTTATGTGTCCACGTATCTTTGCCGGACTCTATTAGTTGCTAGAGCAGCAGCCTTACTCACGCCTAGTGTTCGCCTTACCACAATTGCAGCAATTCCCGTATGATTTCCTATGAACTTGTACTGAGCATCCCCTCTATGGAAGCAGCAACAATGGATGGCTTATCATTCTTAAACTTCTGAGTTTAATTTACTCTTAGCATCCTCGCTCTTTGTCTTGCTATATCAGTCATGCACCTCGTGCATCAGATGACTTGGCTGATAATGGTGAGTGAGATGTAGAGGTTATTGCAGGTGGTTTGAACTGGGTACTTGAAGAACAGAATTAGCCCTCAATTCTTGTTGACGGCCAATTATTGTATCATAGGCACTAATCGAAGGTGAATCCAATGTGCGTGCCTGCAGAAATTCATTAGCAAATAGACAAATATCCATACCCAGTAAGAGCAACAGAGAACAATCAATAGCTTTCAATATGGTTCTTCCCATATGCTTTCAATAGCTTGTGTCCTCCTGGCACAATCAGCATGCTTTGCTTTGCTTTGCACAACCAAAATGACTAGAGAATCTCACTATCTTAATTTAGGTGGCATTGATGCAAGTacgatcacgtagatggacttatgagggcgtatgttggatccgagacttggtgtgtgtaaatgaagtgcaaaggagcacctaaatggacaccaaattAAAACCATCCATACATGGCACTCCAAGGATGCCTACTTGACGTcattcattaaagggcctttttggtcatttcacctTACTTTTGTAATATATGCTATAAATAAAATACGTTTTCATCGATATCTTGATTTTTGATTCATTTCTTTCATAGATAGAAAGGTAAGTAAAAACAACCCCAATATTAATAAACCACGAGCAAGTCAAATTGGGATCCCAATGACAAGCGAACGGGCATTTTTGGGtccaaaacaaacaaaagaaggGAAAGGCGGGTGGTTGAGACAGTGTAGTCCGTTTTCACAAGAGTACGGAGCTTCAAATTAAAGAACTTTAGCCCATAGCAAATAACTGGTTCATAATCCCCTGAAAGTTATTCAGGTGATCTGTCATTGGAGAACCATCATAGTATTTTAATCACAATATTTGTTTGATCAAGaacatcttattttttttagtctTTCGAGCATACAAACTTTCAAGATGCTCACATAGGGACCAAACATGTGTCTCCCCAGAAATATGGTTCAACACATTATCATCAATCCACTGCTTGATAAAATAGCAAACCTGTCTGTGCAACAGTTTCCACTCCTTTTCGAATTTATTTTAAGGTTTTATAGTGTTAAGGACCGACTGATAAAATTCTTGATTGAGCAAATATTCCATTTTCCCCTTCCAAATGGCATAATTAATGTCATTTAATGTAGTCATTCTACTTGTGTTGGATTCCattgtttaccaaaaaaataCAGATATTGCAAATcgtgggctctgataccaatttgttggGTAAATGCGGAATAACAATAAAAGTATTTGTggcaaaataataagaaaaataaatgaaaataatgatactAAGAATTTTACGTGTAAACCCTTCTAAATAGGGGAAAAACCACGGATTAAGAGGAGCAAATAATATTACTATAGTAATGAATTTTACACCATAGTCACAACTACAATACTCACTACcacacactcaaaagaaataactCTCTTTTTTACTCCACCTTACTAAAATaatgctcactttaatttttccttcatatattattcatataaaaattgCAATGTCAAATATTGCAACTGATGGGCTGCATTGCAATGTCAAATATTGCAACTGACTGGCTGCTTTGTTGCTGCCAACcctttgaaaataaaataagccATGCCATGAATTTTCAAAGGCGGGCTGGACCCCACACCCCAATAACTTATCtcgatattattttttaatcccagaATAAGTTATTCGAAATTTGGTAACCAAACATagtataaaattttttatttcgggactatacacaaatacacaacttatattttcaatattacaaaaaatttcaactctctaaatatattataaaaatcctaacatatacacagaatactATGTATATATTGATTATGTATGTATACTAtgtatatatcaattatgttatgtatattaatagggagaaagtaaaatgattaaaaaagtgggagagagtataattacttcttatatttatgttatttatattttaatacctcAAAGGCTCACACCAAACACCCCTTACAGTATCTTCGAAACAATCATTCACAGCAATAAATTAAGTAGAACTCAAATGGCGAAAATTGCAGCGTTTGCCAAAAGTTCGAGATGGTCACTTAATGGCTTGGCTGCTCTTGTCACTGGTGGCACTTCTGGAATTGGGTACTACTCAAGTTTTTTACATTTTTACCTTTCTACGACGATGTTATAAAAGTTTGTTACATTAAAAATTCTTTACATCGGTGGAtataacttaaatatttttttctaggcATGCAGTTGTAGAGGAGCTAGCTGGACTTGGTGCAAAAGTGTACACATGTTCCAAGACAGAATCAGAGCTTACTGAGCCAATGCAAGACTGGGCAGACAGGGGCATACAAGTACAAGGCTCAGCATGTGATGTAACTTGTAGAGATCAAAGAGTTCAGCTCATGGAAAAAGTTTCCTCTGCATTTGATGGAAAACTCAACATTCTTGTCAGTACCATGAATTCCATCCTCTTGTAATTAAAATTCCAATTAATTGTTGGTTAAATTGTTTTGAGATAAGCATCTAGTACCCCCGAACTAtagtcaaagttgctacgacacacccCAATTTCACAGGGTCCTATTATTTCTTGAACtcaatacgctaaaatttagttctaGGACCTCATGAAGTTGGAGTGTGAcctagcaaatttggtcatagttcatgGGTACTAGATACTTTTCTCAATTGTTTCCCGCGCTAGCGCTAGCGTGCGCACACAAACCACATATATAACTTGATAGCTTCGACCTTTCAATATTCTTACTTCTGAATTTATTGTACTTTTAAAACTATGAGATCAGATCTACTAGCTGTTGAAATATTAGTAGTTTTCATTTGTAACAACTATACACGAGTCGAGCTGAAGTAATTGTATTTGCCCCTGCCCCAGTCAGGGAAGATTCATATAGCTGGTCCCCCTAACTTGTTTGGATTGAGATGTAGTGGATGCTATATTCGTGGAGAGATCCAATGGTCAAAATCCATAGATAGTACCAATTTGAGTTGCTCTCTAGGTGGTCAGACGGCTCCTGATTATTGCCTTATGTTTTTGATGTAGATAAACAATGTTGGGACAAATATTTGGAAGCGCACAATCGATTATAATGCCGAAGATTATGCCCATATCATGTCTACCAATTTAGAATCATCATTCCATATGTGTCAACTTTCTCATCCTCTTCTTAAATCATCTGGAGCTGGAAGTATTGTTTTCACAGCCTCTGCTGCTGGTATTGTCCACGTCTCCGGTGGTTCTATTTACGGAGCAACAAAAGgtactattcatgtttttggtTTAAACATTAGGTGCAAATAAGTTTTTATCCAATACGCATACCATTTAAAAGATCAACTGATCATTCTGCTTGTGAAAAAATTAACTGATGGCAGCGGGAATGATTCAGCTTACACGAAATTTGGCTTGCGAATGGGGGAGAGATGGTATTCGGGTTAATGCTGTTGCACCAGGTTACATAAACACACCACTCGTGAAACATGTAATATTCTACTCTTGTTGCACATATACGATCACGCTCATTTTAAACTCACCGACTTTAAATCTTGTATGTTATCTACTTGAATCAAATATACTTTGATTTGCCAATAGAGTAATTTGCTCTTGTAGTTTCTTGCCCTTCAATTTCTGTTACTACGTACCTAGTATTTCTTGTACTTTGATCATAGTATTATTTTGTAGTAGTTACTGTTCAGAATGCTTTTTGATGCTTTCACTTCCGTTTATTCTCTTTTAACTGTTTTGGACTGTTTTTCTTGAGCTAAGGGTTTGTCGGGAACAACCTTTCTACCTCtgaaaggtaggggtaaggtctgctaCCTTCcgcagaccccactttgtgggactacactacttatgttgttgttgctaACTGAGTGATACTCCACATTCAAGCAGTGAAGCAGAGAGTTGTCATTTAATAATTCCTCTAAGTTGAGTTTGGTGCCTGTCCGATTCTAACTA includes the following:
- the LOC124893352 gene encoding tropinone reductase homolog At5g06060-like (The sequence of the model RefSeq protein was modified relative to this genomic sequence to represent the inferred CDS: added 189 bases not found in genome assembly), with the translated sequence MAKIAAFAKSSRWSLNGLAALVTGGTSGIGHAVVEELAGLGAKVYTCSKTESELTEPMQDWADRGIQVQGSACDVTCRDQRVQLMEKVSSAFDGKLNILINNVGTNIWKRTIDYNAEDYAHIMSTNLESSFHMCQLSHPLLKSSGAGSIVFTASAAGIVHVSGGSIYGATKAGMIQLTRNLACEWGRDGIRVNAVAPGYINTPLVKHLLKDKEFADALTSRLPLGRSGEPEEVSSLVAYLSLPGASYITGQVIPVDGGLTVYGFQHPGY